The genomic stretch ATTGGCTGTTAATCCTATTGAGACCTACGTAAAAGTAGCCCACAAGGAAGAATTTCTGATCCTGGCAAAAGCTCGTCTGGAAGTTCTTGATGGTGAATTTGAAATAATAGCAGAATATCAGGGCTCAGAACTGGAATATCAGGAATATGAGCAGATGTTCCCCTTTGTGAAACCCAATAAAAAGGGATTCTATATCGGTTTGGCTGATTATGTGACCATGAGTGACGGTACGGGTATAGTACACACTGCTCCGGCTTTTGGCGCTGAGGATTATGAACTGGGTCGCAAATATGATCTGCCTATCATCCAACCTGTTGATGAAGCTGGCAAGTTCCAGGATGTGATCACGGACTGGGCAGGAGAATTCGTAAAAGACGCTGATAAAGCTATCATCCGAAATATGAATGATAGAGGAATTTTATATAAAAGAACCCAGATCAAGCATACTTATCCCTTCTGCTGGCGTTGTGACAGCCCTCTGATTTATTTTGCACGTGACAGCTGGTATATCCGAACCAGTGAATACAAACAGCAGATGCTGGAAAATAATCGTAAGATAAACTGGTATCCGGCTTTTGTGGGTGAAAAACGCTTTGGTGAATGGCTGGAAAATAATGTAGACTGGGCGATCAGCCGTAACCGTTTCTGGGGTACTCCCCTCAATATCTGGGTTTGCGATGATTGTGATAAACTGGAAAGCGTAGGCTCGATAGCTGAGCTGCGTGAGAAAGGGACACTGCAGGATGGTTCCCCTGTCCCGGAAGATATTGAACTTCACAGACCTTATGTGGATGATATTGTGATCAAGTGTCCGGAGTGCGGAAAACCGATGAAGCGTACTCCTGAAGTGATTGACTGCTGGTTTGACAGTGGTTCAATGCCCTTTGCACAATGGCATTATCCTTTTGAAAATGCCGATAACTTTGATCCTGAACTCTATCCCGCAGATTTCATCTCTGAGGGTATTGACCAGACTCGTGGCTGGTTTTATTCCATGCTGGCAATTTCCACTATGCTTACCGGCAAGTCATCATATAAGAATGTACTCGTTAATGACCTGATCCTTGACAAAAAGGGCGTCAAGATGTCTAAAACCAAAGGTAATTCAGTAGATCCACTCAAGATGATCCACCAGTTTGGTGCTGATGCCGTAAGGTGGTATCTGCTGGCAGTGAGTCCCCCCTGGATTCCCACTAAATTTGATGAAAAAGGCGTTGCCGAAATCCTTAATAAATTCTTTGGCACGCTCAAAAATGTGTATTCATTCTATGTCACTTATGCCAATATAGATGGATTTGATGCTCTTGAGCATGATAATTCCGGCTGCAAAGAAGCTGAAATTGACCGCTGGATAATCTCCAGACTTAATAATCTGATCTGTGAAGTTAATGCAAATACTGATAAATTTGAACTCACTCGCAGTGTGAGAGCTATCCAGAGCTTTGTGATCGATGATCTTAGCAACTGGTATGTTCGCCGCAGTCGCAGACGTTATTGGGCAATGACTCTCACGGATGATAAAAAAGCTGCATATCTGACACTCTGGGAAGTTCTTACTTCTGTGAGTCGTCTGGTTGCACCTTTTGCCCCATTCCTGGCTGAAGAAATATATCATAACCTTACGGGCGAAGATAGTGTTCATCTGGCAGATTTCCCTGTAAGTAATTCAGATCTTATTGATAACACCCTGGAAACCGAGATGAAAACAGTTATCAATCTGGTTTCTCTGGGAAGAGCAGCTCGTAACAGCTGCCAGATCAAAGTTCGTCAACCCCTGCAGACCATGTATATCCCTGCCGAATGTAAAGAACTGGTGCAACGCAATGAATGGCTGGTTAAAGAAGAAATCAACGTTAAGGATATAGAATACATAAAAAATGATTCCGATTTCATTAATTATGAAATTCGGGTAAATTTCAAGAAA from Candidatus Stygibacter australis encodes the following:
- the ileS gene encoding isoleucine--tRNA ligase produces the protein MYKTFDPKEKVTDLEKRTQDYWSKTGMVQRSEDFRAGKDKFVFFEGPPTANGKPGIHHVLARTLKDTICRYKTMKGFQVKRKAGWDTHGLPVEIEVEKALGLEDKNDIIEFGVSQFNQKCRDSVFCYENMWREMTKEMGYWIDLDNPYITLTNDYIESVWWILNQFFQKGLIYQGHKIVPYCPKCGTPLSSHEVAQGYQETEDPSVFIKFKKIGEDNTWFLAWTTTPWTLISNVALAVNPIETYVKVAHKEEFLILAKARLEVLDGEFEIIAEYQGSELEYQEYEQMFPFVKPNKKGFYIGLADYVTMSDGTGIVHTAPAFGAEDYELGRKYDLPIIQPVDEAGKFQDVITDWAGEFVKDADKAIIRNMNDRGILYKRTQIKHTYPFCWRCDSPLIYFARDSWYIRTSEYKQQMLENNRKINWYPAFVGEKRFGEWLENNVDWAISRNRFWGTPLNIWVCDDCDKLESVGSIAELREKGTLQDGSPVPEDIELHRPYVDDIVIKCPECGKPMKRTPEVIDCWFDSGSMPFAQWHYPFENADNFDPELYPADFISEGIDQTRGWFYSMLAISTMLTGKSSYKNVLVNDLILDKKGVKMSKTKGNSVDPLKMIHQFGADAVRWYLLAVSPPWIPTKFDEKGVAEILNKFFGTLKNVYSFYVTYANIDGFDALEHDNSGCKEAEIDRWIISRLNNLICEVNANTDKFELTRSVRAIQSFVIDDLSNWYVRRSRRRYWAMTLTDDKKAAYLTLWEVLTSVSRLVAPFAPFLAEEIYHNLTGEDSVHLADFPVSNSDLIDNTLETEMKTVINLVSLGRAARNSCQIKVRQPLQTMYIPAECKELVQRNEWLVKEEINVKDIEYIKNDSDFINYEIRVNFKKMGPRFGKNVKDISSALNELDQNAIAAALNKEKLYKLELDGNVFELHPEELIISIKNKEGLTFAADNDLFVALNTKLTDELIAEGLARELVNKIQYSRKENGFEIMDRIKIKYSGEDEITAVFSKFDEYIKAETLTDEIIKVSDTSDLSNFVINDRQLWMKITKNIE